In Tenuifilum sp. 4138str, a single window of DNA contains:
- a CDS encoding BatD family protein, with protein MKRYLSGILLLFISGYLLSQEVTLQAYAPNLVEVGEQFSLSFTLNAKPSEFKAPSIVDFDILAGPSTSSSTSIEVINGKVTQSQSYTYTYILVANKEGKFTIEPAEAVVGKERIRSNPITVEVVKTSSGSAASRASQPASRSVRETQADDLPGDELFVTIELTRKSAYVGEPIEAVIKIYTRVSILAFEDAKFPAFDGFWSQEIKSSPNVNFERANVNGKIYNAGVIRRYLLFPQKADKIEIDPFELLVVYQGPRSGPRSIFDEFFGGGFETYRKRLVSKPVSINIKKLPLPEPQGYTGAVGNFKIDASVDKNSLKANDAFTYRFKISGKGNLKLIGNPKLNFPSTFEVFDPKISENISVDEGNTMGSKTYEYVCIPRAGGNFSIEPAVFSYFDPDKESYITLKTSTISVAVSADSSSTGNVMVASFGKEDIKFIGKDIRFIKTSSSAFKSKSAFWVTSGYYQLLYILLIAIFITFSYLFRRYRQRMQDVALVKTRRASKVAQKRLKMASQLLEQNNNAQFFEEIHKAIWGYVSDKLNIPLASLSLDNASEKLTQQGVDADRISTFRSIVETCEYARFAPMAEHSQMTDIYEKTFSLIEDLEDTLKRK; from the coding sequence ATGAAACGATACCTAAGCGGAATACTATTGCTTTTCATCAGTGGTTACTTACTGTCCCAGGAAGTAACCTTACAGGCATACGCACCAAATCTGGTTGAAGTGGGTGAGCAGTTCAGCTTATCGTTTACTTTAAATGCTAAACCATCAGAGTTTAAGGCTCCCTCAATTGTTGATTTTGATATATTGGCTGGTCCTAGTACATCCAGTAGCACTAGTATTGAGGTGATTAACGGTAAAGTTACCCAGAGTCAATCCTATACCTACACATACATACTTGTTGCAAACAAGGAGGGGAAATTTACCATTGAGCCTGCTGAGGCTGTTGTGGGCAAAGAGCGTATTCGCTCAAATCCTATTACAGTAGAGGTGGTAAAAACATCATCGGGGAGTGCAGCAAGCAGAGCCAGCCAGCCAGCATCGCGAAGCGTTAGGGAAACTCAAGCCGATGATCTACCGGGCGATGAGCTGTTTGTTACCATTGAACTTACCAGGAAATCAGCCTATGTGGGCGAACCCATTGAGGCAGTAATAAAGATATATACCCGGGTAAGCATTTTGGCTTTTGAAGATGCTAAATTTCCTGCATTCGATGGTTTTTGGAGCCAGGAGATTAAAAGTTCTCCAAATGTCAACTTTGAGCGTGCCAATGTGAATGGCAAAATTTATAATGCGGGCGTAATTCGCCGTTACCTCCTTTTCCCTCAGAAAGCTGATAAAATTGAAATTGATCCCTTTGAGTTGTTAGTGGTTTACCAGGGGCCTAGATCTGGCCCGCGTTCTATTTTCGACGAGTTTTTTGGTGGAGGGTTCGAAACATACCGTAAACGCCTTGTTAGTAAACCGGTTAGTATAAATATCAAAAAACTACCATTGCCTGAGCCACAAGGTTACACTGGAGCTGTTGGTAACTTCAAAATTGATGCATCGGTTGATAAGAATAGCCTTAAAGCTAACGATGCTTTTACCTACAGGTTTAAAATATCAGGGAAAGGAAACCTTAAGCTAATTGGGAACCCAAAACTTAATTTCCCCTCAACATTTGAAGTTTTTGACCCAAAAATTTCCGAGAACATTTCGGTTGATGAGGGTAATACAATGGGTAGCAAAACATACGAGTATGTTTGCATACCAAGAGCTGGCGGTAATTTCAGCATAGAACCGGCTGTGTTTTCTTATTTTGACCCTGATAAGGAATCTTATATAACCCTTAAAACATCAACTATTTCTGTTGCCGTAAGTGCCGATTCGTCAAGCACTGGCAATGTTATGGTTGCAAGTTTTGGCAAGGAAGATATCAAGTTTATCGGGAAAGATATTCGATTTATTAAAACATCAAGCTCTGCTTTCAAATCAAAATCTGCCTTTTGGGTTACGTCGGGTTACTATCAACTTCTATACATATTACTAATTGCAATATTCATTACATTTTCGTATCTATTCCGTCGCTATCGCCAGCGAATGCAAGATGTAGCCTTGGTTAAAACCCGGAGGGCAAGCAAGGTAGCCCAGAAACGACTCAAAATGGCGTCGCAACTACTTGAGCAGAACAATAATGCCCAGTTCTTTGAGGAGATCCATAAAGCTATTTGGGGGTATGTGTCCGATAAGCTCAATATTCCTTTGGCATCGCTAAGCCTCGATAATGCATCGGAGAAGCTAACCCAACAGGGTGTTGATGCCGACAGAATTTCTACTTTCCGTTCCATAGTTGAGACTTGCGAATATGCGCGTTTTGCCCCAATGGCAGAGCATTCGCAAATGACTGATATTTACGAGAAAACATTTTCGCTAATTGAGGATCTGGAAGATACTCTAAAACGTAAGTAA
- a CDS encoding tetratricopeptide repeat protein translates to MRKDIVLIILLAGLTVNTFAQSEHKLIRRGNRAYSKNDYLESEVQYREALERNKHSFKANFNLGDALYKQNKFSDSDSIFNGINTSALSDADKSMIYYNRGNSLFKQNKFKESADAYKMALRYNPNDIDAKYNLSEALRMMQNQQNQNNNQQQNNNTDSKDNKDQKDDKKQDKKEDKKDNNNNKQDNQQNNQNKNNQQQQPKISKEDAERMLQALQQREKDIQDKLNKKQAKPVSGASIKNW, encoded by the coding sequence ATGAGAAAAGATATTGTACTTATCATTCTTTTAGCTGGACTCACGGTTAACACTTTTGCTCAAAGTGAGCATAAGCTAATACGACGTGGTAATAGGGCATATAGTAAAAACGATTATTTGGAGTCCGAAGTACAATACCGTGAAGCACTTGAGAGGAATAAGCATTCCTTCAAGGCAAACTTCAACCTTGGCGATGCCCTCTACAAGCAAAACAAATTCTCTGATTCCGATTCAATCTTTAATGGCATAAACACATCCGCCCTTTCCGATGCTGATAAGTCAATGATTTATTACAATAGAGGGAATTCGCTTTTCAAGCAAAATAAGTTTAAGGAAAGCGCCGATGCCTATAAAATGGCCCTCAGGTATAATCCAAACGATATTGACGCTAAGTATAACCTTTCTGAGGCACTTAGAATGATGCAGAACCAGCAGAACCAGAACAACAATCAGCAGCAAAACAATAACACCGATAGTAAGGATAACAAGGATCAGAAAGACGATAAAAAGCAAGACAAAAAGGAAGATAAAAAGGATAATAACAACAATAAACAGGACAATCAACAGAATAACCAGAATAAAAATAACCAACAACAACAACCCAAGATTTCGAAAGAGGATGCAGAGCGAATGCTACAGGCATTACAGCAACGCGAAAAGGACATTCAGGATAAACTAAATAAAAAACAAGCCAAGCCGGTTTCGGGGGCTTCAATCAAAAACTGGTAA
- a CDS encoding VWA domain-containing protein, with the protein MFRFSNPEYLYLLLLIPVIIGLFWYSVRKQKQWITSFGIYKTILKLMPGHSFKRYWIKFIIATAAYIIIIIALAGPQVGAKLTEVKRKGMEMIIALDVSNSMLAQDIKPNRIERAKQAISQLIDRFNNDRIGLIVFAGDAYIQLPVTNDYASAKLFLSSINPGMVPKQGTAIGRAIELAVNSFSPNANTGKVIVLISDGENHTDDPIEAAAMAAENGISIYTIGIGSPEGAPIPLGNNQEFLKDADGKVVITRLDEETLTKIAVTANGRYVRASNTQFGLLPIYESLKKVDRKAIKDKVYSEYNEQYQYILAIAIALLFAEIIVLDRKTSLLSKVNLFGTDKTREEI; encoded by the coding sequence ATGTTTCGTTTTTCTAACCCAGAATATCTTTATCTCTTACTGCTTATACCAGTAATTATTGGATTATTCTGGTATTCCGTTCGTAAGCAAAAGCAGTGGATTACTAGTTTTGGCATATACAAAACCATCCTAAAATTAATGCCAGGGCATTCGTTCAAGCGCTACTGGATTAAGTTTATCATTGCCACTGCTGCATACATTATTATCATTATTGCACTTGCTGGCCCACAGGTAGGTGCCAAGCTTACCGAGGTAAAACGCAAGGGTATGGAGATGATTATTGCCCTTGATGTTTCCAATAGCATGCTAGCACAGGATATCAAACCAAATCGTATTGAGCGTGCCAAACAAGCCATTTCGCAGCTTATCGATAGGTTTAACAACGACCGTATTGGATTGATAGTTTTTGCTGGCGATGCCTACATTCAACTCCCCGTTACCAACGATTATGCATCGGCTAAACTCTTTTTGTCATCAATAAACCCAGGAATGGTTCCTAAGCAGGGAACTGCCATAGGCAGGGCTATTGAGCTGGCGGTAAATTCCTTTTCGCCCAATGCAAATACCGGAAAGGTGATAGTTTTAATTTCCGATGGCGAAAACCATACCGACGATCCTATTGAAGCTGCAGCAATGGCTGCCGAAAACGGCATTTCTATCTACACCATTGGCATTGGTTCTCCTGAAGGGGCACCTATTCCCCTAGGGAATAATCAGGAGTTCCTTAAAGATGCCGATGGGAAGGTAGTTATTACCCGATTGGATGAGGAAACCCTAACAAAAATTGCTGTTACCGCTAACGGGAGGTATGTTAGGGCTTCAAATACCCAGTTTGGTTTATTGCCAATTTATGAGTCGCTTAAAAAGGTTGACCGTAAAGCAATTAAGGATAAGGTTTACTCCGAGTACAATGAGCAGTATCAGTATATATTGGCTATCGCCATTGCGCTTTTATTTGCTGAAATAATCGTCCTTGACCGTAAAACTTCGCTTTTATCAAAGGTAAACCTTTTTGGTACCGATAAAACAAGGGAGGAGATATGA